The genomic interval GGAATGTGTCTGAGATTTCTTAATAATGGAGTATGAGGAAGAAAGAATAGATTCAAATATGTcacaaaatttgttttctcaGGGACTTTGCCATATTAGTGAGCTGACTTCAGACTGGTTGGCCAAGGCAGAAGATGTAAGCATAGgttttttttcccttccaATTTCTTTTGCCTCACCTGACAGATGGGTTGATCACCATGAACTTATTATTGTTGTTATCCTTTTGTGCCACTGTAGGCCTTTAAAGTTGGTGATCGTGTTGATGTTAAACTTATTGAGGTAAGCAACTTATTTTGTCTTGTCTACAAGCTTAGATACAGTCATTAACTAAATATGGAAAATGCTGGTtgaattaaaattgatttatcCACGACCAATATCATGCCAGTACATTACTAATCGTCACTTTGTATTGAAACCTTAATATTTCATGCATTTTGGTGCTGGGTTTCTACTGCTTATTATGTTGATGATTATCATATCTTAACTCTcctacatttttctttttgaatctAAGGTCATCTtgattgctatgttttagccATAATTCCTATTGACATGTTTACACAATACACATCCATTCTACTGGCTTCAGCTATATACTAGTACTAAATAATCCATGAGTTGATAAAAgtgttcttgataaaataatctTTCTGTTGATCTTGTAAATCCATTCTAGAGCAAGATTGCGACAGAATTCTCATCCTTCTTTCTCTGcgcttttttctttcttcaaagaATATCTGTCCATTGATTGTGTCATCTAACGCAGGTTAACGATAAGGGACAACTTCGCCTTAGCCGCCGCGCACTACTTCCTGTTCCTGAAACAAATTCAGAGGAACCTAGTTCGGAGCAGCTCACTGGCCATCAAGCTAAAGTTATTACTGATTCTGGAAAAGCATCTGACAAAAGTACACCTAAAAAGTATGTGAATGTCCCCAAGTCTGATGCTTTAGCTCAAGAGAAGCTTGAACAGCCCAAAGATAAAAGTAGTGGTACAAAAATTTCAAGCTCATCCAAAAGTAGTTCTGCAGAGAATACTCTGCTGCCACGAAAGAaggtttttaagagaataaaGAAGAGCACCAGTAAAGCTGTCACTGGTGTCTCTGGCAAAGATGGAGAGTAGTCAATGATTGATTGGAAGTATTTTTTGCTTATAATATGAGgacaagaaattttttgaTCTCCAATAACCGTGGTGAGGAAGGTGACAGAATAGCTTCCTCACTTAAGAAGAAATAGAGGTATGGCCCACatactttcatttttttctctctctcgaTCTCTCTACACATGCATGTGAAGCAGATACAGTTATGAAAAACCCTCTAGAAGAACAGCTTTCTACTCGTGCTGGTTGCAAGTGATTCCCTTACAAGAGCTCTGGTCCTCATCCTGGGTTGACCATGGACTTAGTAGGTACTAATTgggtaaagatattgaattgcCTATGATGAGGTTGCTCACTAACTGAGTAGGTGACATCAATTATAACTGGAAAAAGGCAAAAAGTGAAAGGCAATGAACATTATCATGTGTAGAATGCCTGGGTTGTCTCAAATGGATATAATGCCACTAGAACTGCAATACTAGTAAATCCACTGGATGAAATGGCTAGTCGATGCACTTTTCTGTTATCTGGATAGGTTTAAATAGCATGCAGATAAACTCTATCATGTACATCTTGTGCGTTGGCTAATGTTTGATTCTTTGACAGGAGGAACATTCATCAGAACAGAACCGGAAGCCTGCACTTGGTTTGTGAAATATGAACTCAGGCGCCGGCAGAACCAAATGACATCTCGCTTCCATATAAAATGTTTATTAAGAAGGCAAGGCAGATAAGCTGGCACAGCTTGATCTCAAAGTTTTGGTGTAGTAAGAACATTTTGCTTGATGCTTAGAAATTTTTGATGTAGTGATTTTATGCTCTACCCCTTCCTTTTTTGTGTGCACAACTTGATTTCTGTCAGCAATGGTCCTTGTATATTTGTAATAGCACCATTGTAGGCCATTGTTGTTCTGTTTGGCCAAACTTTTATGTGCATCTGAAGCTGTGTTCTCATTGTTGAcgccatatttttttttttttctgtcttGTGGGATATGATTTAAGAGTGCATCCTTTTATTAAACTTCAAGTTATATTAGAAACATATTGCCCAcatctttttaattatttatttatattcaatttgaaaaaagaagattCAAATTCTACTCTTTTAAACAGGGAGATCATAAATCAATCAATGAACAAAATACTCTAATGTTATTCTTTATCTTTTAGTTTTAGAAAGAAATTAAGTTgcattcatatatataattgactaGATctatttagaatttttattaagttacatccataattttaattattatgtacgaaattttcaaaaaagaatattttttagaAGTTAACTATTCTAACATTCCTGActtaatttaacttaaaattttttttaagtttttgaattatttaaaaaattcatagatctttattttttattatatttaattaaatttttgtatttttttattttgatttatataagtttttatgattaattgtttttaatcaTTTGTCATTTATGTCACATAGTGATGATGTGgaatattaaaatatcataatggataataaaataatttgtcagtgaaaaataatgagatGTGGAAAACTAAGGTGTTGTAAtggataataaaattatttgttagCGTAGAATAATGAGatgttataataaataataaaatgatgtaTTGGTATgggatgatgatattgttaattgatatttttatcttacGCATCAACGTCATatagtataaaaaaattataaattatttgaacaaatgatatttaatcGATAGTTaattataagagtttattaacttaaaataaaaatataaaaatttaattaaatataataaaaaataattaattatttaaataatttaaaatttttttaaatctttgataaaaaaatgataaaaggaGAAATTATCTTATTATaggtttcaaaaattactaGTATATaatgaagaattaaaaatcattacaATAAATCtctgtaaaaagaaaaaataagtaGACCAATGTAAATGGTACATAATTAGTAACGAGGACTTTATCATATCAacgaaaaattcaaatcatttaGATTTGATctaacaattttaattttataaatatatctctcattttgattatttggttaaAATGAACATCACAAGAagagtttctttattttacTGATAAAATGATAGAAAGGGTCTATTTATGTAACAAATcctaataaaaattaacaaattattttttttaactttatttaattttcatataaattatattgatttgtcaTCTATTCACTCTCAATGTGTAAAGAACGGAATGGAGGCCAAAGTCCAAACCAAAAACAGTTTATTTTcctaaattataatatttcaattgacataacaatttcttttctttagtttttcCACTATATAAAGCCCAGCCCTCCTCTCCCTACTTATTTCCCGccactttctctctttcttcgtACTGTCTCTCGTTTCCTCTTTCACTCAGATAAgcaaaaacaaggaaaattctGAAAGATGTTGTGGGTAGATAAATACAGACCCAAAACCCTAGACCAAGTTATGGTTCATCAAGACATTGCccaaaatctcaaaaaattggtaccaattttttttgtttacttcTTTAAATACAATTCTATTTAGTTTTAAAtgcctaattttttttcttttttctctttaattgtttcaattaatgggttttttttttctcgaaTTAAACAGGTTACAGAGCAAGATTGCCCACATTTACTCTTCTATGGGCCATCTGGGTCTGGCAAGAAAACCCTAATTATGGCTCTTCTTAGACAGATCTTTGGTTCCAGTGCTGAAAAGGtctacttttttattttatatatttttagaaaaaaattttcattttttcacattttgacccaattttggtttttttgttaattaatgcTTTGTTAAGTGGAGAAAATTTTAAGTACGATGATGAAATTTGAGGTCATTGAAATGTTATGAATTGTgaacaaaatgaataaacgggaaaataatttcttttttgagttttaagtAGGCCTTTTCATGGAATTGAGAAAGGAATGTATATCGAGCTGTTTTAGATTGAACTAatgattttctctattttctggtttttcttatattttaactgagggttttttttttttttttggctgcAGGTGAAAGTGGAGAATAGGAATTGGAAAATTGATGTAAGTCTCACATTTGATGACATGTATATCAAAAGTTTTTAATATGGTTAAAAGGTTTTTCATTCTACTGTCAGGTTGGTAAACAATTGTGGAATTTCTTATTTAGTTTCTTTAGCATTTTGAAAATCAGTTTTTAAATGCCTATGAAGGGATGAAACTTGTTTAAATGTTTTAGTACTTGTTTCTTCtcaccttcttcttcttcttgaaaagtttgaaaaaaaaaaagatataaataCTGATTTTAATGGGAAACTTGCTCAATGGTTCAGGAGACCTTTAtacttgtttttaaatttactGTTAATTATTTGGTATGCTGCAGAATGGAGCTTATTGTTTGTTGAGcattcataatcaataccaTTATTAATTTGTATCTCTGCACTGTTTCTCCCTTCATGTCTCTAACTTGGCACCGCcttctttcaatttcatttcaGATTGGAAGCAGAACCATTGATCTGGAGTTGACCACATTATCAAGCACCAACCATGTGGAGTTGAGTCCAAGTGATGTAGGCTTTCAGGACAGATATGTAGTTCAAgagataattaaagaaatggCTAAGAATAGACCAATTGACACCAAGGGGAGAAAAGGATATAAAGGTAATTCTGATAATTGATTTCTTTCCCCTCTAAATAAACCCCAGTTAGAAGTATTTCTCTTTTCTAGAATCTGGTGTTCAAATATGTCTTGAAAGGAGCGCCAAATATGTATCTGTACTAGTTCACCGGACTTAACGTTCATTTATGTTTCCCTTCATGTTTATAACATCTTCTTGATGCTCCTTTCAAGTTGGTGggtttgtttctctttttaaaaTCAGAGTAATTGTATATAATTTCACCATTATTCTGACATGATCTCTTATGAGTGTCAGTGTTAGTACTCAATGAAGTTGACAAGCTTTCAAGACAAGCCCAACATTCTCTTCGAAGAACAATGGAGAAGTATAGTGCTTCTTGCCGGCTAATTTTGTGCTGTAATAGTTCTTCAAAAGTCACTGAGGCCATCCGTTCTCGTTGTCTGAATATCCGAGTAAATGCACCTTCAGAAGAGCAGGTTGggaaattttattgttttttattcaTAGTTGACAGGATACATGAATAAATTCAGTGGCACATTCCTTAAAGTCTTTGCCACCATATTATAAAAGGTTGTCACCACAAGACTTATGATGTTTAATACTCATgttattttccatgaaagaATCTTCGTTCTCTCCCTGTCTGGCTTCTTATGGTGAATTGACTTGTTTCCGTGGAATTCTCTATGTTAGATTATTAAGGTGTTGGAGTTTGttggaaagaaagaagggTTGCAACTTCCATCTGGTTTTGCAGCTCGCATTGCAGAAAAGACAAATCGGAGTTTAAGAAGAGCTATATTGTCATTTGAGACTTGCCGCGTTCAACAGTTAAGCTCCTTGTTACCTTTTAGAGATAATTTTGGTGTCATGGAAACCAGCTTGGTTGTTTTCATCAGATTACCTAAGAAAACAACGTAGGAGACTTCCTTATATCtgtgtttcatgttgtttCCTGATTATAGGTACCCTTTCACAAGCAGCCAAGCAATTCCACCAATGGATTGGGAGGAATATATATCCGAAATAGCAACTGACATAATGAAGGAGCAGAGCCCTAAAAGGTTTGTTTTTTATGCGGCTTATACTATATAAGTGTTCTGTTAGTAAAATTGCTGCAAGAATTACATAATTCTTTGAAGTTTTAATACATTTTTGGTTAGTGCATTAGTTAGTCAGTTGCTTAAAGTGCAGCAACTGCTGAATTTCTGCCCTAAAAGATATTAGAGGTTTTATATATTTCTCGTTtcttaaaaaagagaaagcagATCTACTTGGAAGGATGTGTAAAAGTGGGTGAGGAAATAAAATGTCCTTTGTTGTAGTTTTCTATGGACCTGcttcaaactttttatttaaCCTTTCTTTTATGCTATAGGCTGTTTCAGGTTCGAGGGAAGGTATATGAATTGCTTATTAATTGTATCCCTCCAGAGATAATTTTGAAGGTAAATACAGCCCCGCAATATGTAGTAGCTTGATTCTTTCTCCAATTAAAGTGTTTTTCATCACTGTCTCAGAGGCTCCTTCATGAATTATTGAAGAAATTGGATGCAGAACTAAAGCATGAGATCTGCCATTGGGCTGCATATTATGTAAGTTCGCTAGTGTTTCTTATCTCACCCGCTTTATGGTGGCTGTTGTTCCTTTCACTTCTGTTGGACCAGGCAGTCTGTTTTACTTTTCTCTGACTAACCATAAATATCTTATTGCTTTTTGGTCAATATGACTGATTATCACATTTTGCTTTATAGCTAAGGATCGTTGGCATATTGAGCTCAATTCTCTACTCAATTCCTTGACCTTCACAACAAGCCAATCTTCTGACACCCTTGGATGTTTCCCTCCAATGTGCAAACCCCaaaatgaaagaataaaagagaaagaatgTCGTTTCCATCATACATTCATGCTGTTATTAAAttgcaaattttgaaaaatgaattggGGAGACATTAAAAAATCACATAATTTACACCTAAACTCTTTTCTTACTGGTCCAAATTGTGATTGGTTATGCTTGGAATGGGTTCTGCCTATCACAAGTGGTGCATTACAAACTGCCATGAGGTGTTTGGTGGAAGTTCCAATTTAACGTGAAGGAGTGACAATTTTCCATATATGTAAATCTCGGGAATATACTAGCGGTGAGCTAAGATATTCTTAAGATGAGACCTGATGCTATGTTCTACAGACAATGCTGAAATTCATGAGGCTTCAACCTGCTTAATAGAAGAAATGCCACTGAATTTAACTCGTGCTCTATTTTGTTTGTACTAATATCTTAACTCCtcaatttcttttacttttacaGGAACATAGGATGCGTCTTGGACAGAAAGCCATCTTTCACATTGAAGGTACATAAAACTTTCTGTGTTAGTATTGACCAAGTTCTTATTTCATTTGTTGAAATCACTAAATTGTCCTTGGAGCAAGATTGATGTTTGTGAATGGGAGAGCAAATTTTGGTTCTACCTAGCCTTCAACTTTCCTAAAACAAAAATCTCAATGGATTGGGATTGGTATACTGTTGTCTACATCAGATTGCAGCATCACAGCATGTTTCCTTGAAATTTTCTTGGGCTAATTTTGTCATTCTTTCAATGATATGCTGCCTATATTTTTACACCAATGTGAACTTTAGCACAAGATTGAATGTAGTTTCTCACTCCCTTGTAGAGACAttcttttacaattttaagAGTTTATCCAATTGTGTGTAGGCTTGGAAATGACAAAGAGTTGGCTGAATTGTAAAACTAAGATGACTGATAGCCTATCTACTATCAGTATCTTATTTTAGCGGTCAAGATATCAATATTTGGTTGATAGAGATGTCTTTGAAAATATTCCAATTGTTTGACTGCTTTATTTGTCTCCTTTCTGATATTTGCAAAGAGTGAACGCCTAGGCAGCTGCACAACACAAGTCTTGGGCTGTTTTCTTTTGATCAATTTTGTTCTtatgttgtttttcttgattaattttgTAGCATTTGTTGCCAAGTTCATGAGCATTTACAAGGCTTTCTTGATTGCAACCTTCGGCTGAAGAATAAACCAGCATCTCGCCAGGTGATCTTTAAACGCCATTTTGCAGAACCTGGCAGAATCTGGTTATCAAGTTTCCAGCGCCCTATTGAGTCAGCTTGTCATTTTGTTCTCGAACTGTGTTTTATGACCTGTTGGCATTCTTGTTCTCATGACGAACGAGCTTCACTTGCACTTCTCTTGTCTTCTCACCTTTCCATATGATCTTCAGTTACCTTGTTGTCAGTTCAACTTTTTCTTGTGCTTCACTTTCCATGACATGGACATGATCTGACAGATAGTGGAACTGATTCCAGTTGTAACAATAATTGTGAGGTGCAAGTAGTAACTTGCAAAATGAAGGGAGATTTCTCAAACAAAAGTCATACACAAGATTTCCATAACAAGAAGCATATAAAATTCGAGGTTTGAGAAGGGTACGATGAGAGTTATGTGttaagagaggaaaaaaaaattatttattgacGAGGATGGCATTTTGTGTGGGATTGAcatcatataaaaattatacattatcgatatatatatatatatattttgaaccattatttgaattatataaaattattttttaattattttattatttaatcatgttctaaataaaaaaataaaaattttaaaaaataatttttgttaaaagctAATAGTTTAAATTGTACGCTTGCATTTATTATTTGGCCTTTCTAATCACATCATTCACGATTATAATTATTGTACTAACATCACATGTAAATAAgtgtatttttcaaaaaaaaataaataaaaaggtcctttttatttttatgatgaaaaataaataaataaaaaagtccTTTCAAACATGGACTTTAGGCTGCCTAGCCCATATAATTTGTAAAGGTCATTTCCTCCTACTCTCattggttttcttttcttttcttttttttttttttgctaataccattttttttctaatttacaGTCGTTGGTTATaccattaattttattgaataaaatcatcaaaatgttcaaaaatattttatttatttacacgTGGTATATTTGTTTTACCCAATCCATAGAGGTCAGGTTTTCTTTTAGCTTATAAAGTAATTTCCCTTCCCGATCACCATTTGTTTATTTCTCTGAAATCCATTTCTCCATCGGAAAAGCTCGCCTTCAGGTAATTCGATTTTAGGGTTTCGATCATGATTTGCTGCCGGAATTTCATATGTTTTGTGtttctttatcattttctttaattatttccttcttttcctCTGCAGTTTGTCGTTTGGTTACTAAGAAAGCGTAGGAAAACcagaaagaagaggaaaaaaaaatgtcgGTCACGGCAGGTGTTAGTGATACTATAATAGCAATTAGGGATAAACTTAGGGGAAAAATTGGACAAACAAAAGTTAAAAGATACTGGCCTGGGAAAGCTCCTGAGTGGGCTGACGATGCCGATGAAGATGGCGATATTAGGATGGCTAGGGCTGTTGCTTTAGAAAAAGCATTTCCTAGTCGTGATGATTCAGATGTTGTTAGAAAAGATGATCCTAGGTTACGTCGTTTGGCTGAGAGTAGGATTGATAATAGGGATGAAATTAGGGCTGATCATAGACGTATTAGGCAAGCAGAGATTGTGTCTACGGAGGAGGAGGAGAATAGGAGGAATGAAGGGGTGGAGGCAGAGGAAGAAGATGAGGATGCCTTGGAGGAGAGGAGGAGAAGGATTAGGGAGAAGTTGCTTCAGAGGGAACAAGAGGAAACGGCATTGttggaggaggaggaggaggaagaagaagtgGAGGAAGAAGAGGAGGAAGAGTCGGAGTACGAGACAGATTCGGAAGAGGAACATACGGGGATTGCAATGGTGAAGCCGGTTTTTGTGCCAAAGTCAGAGAGAGATACGATAGCTGAGCGTGAACGGTTGGAGGCAGAAGAACGGGCCATTGAGGAGGCGGAGAAGAGGAAGTTGGAACATAGGAAGGTTGAGACGAGGCAAATTGTGGTTGAGAAGATTAGGGAGGATGAAGAGATTCAGAAGAATATGGAATTGGAGGCGAATGTGGCTGATGTGGATACTGATGATGAGGTCAATGAGGCAGAGGAGTATGAAGCTTGGAAGGCAAGAGAGATTGCTAGGATTAAGAGGGATAGAGAGGAAAGGGAAGCAATGATAAAGGAGAAGGAAGAGATTGAGAAGGTTAGAAATATGACAGAGGAAGAGAGGCGGGAATGGGAGAGGAAGAATCCGAAACCTGCTCCACCACCTAAGCAAAAGTGGAAGTTTATGCAGAAGTATTACCACAAGGGTGCTTTCTTCCAGGCAGAAGCTGATGATCCTGCTGCAGCTGTTGGAGCAGACAATATTTATCACCGTGATTTCTCTGGCCCAACAGGTGAGGACAAGATGGACAAGACCATATTGCCTAAGGTCATGCAGGTCAAGCATTTCGGTCGTAGTGGCAGAACCAAATGGACCCATCTTGTCAATGAGGATACAACTGATTGGAACAATCCGTATGTTCTCcttaattctctctttttatcTCTTCCAAATTGATATTCTCTTAAAAGGTTAATTTCTTCGATGTTTTATATTAAGTCTTGCAGAAGAAGTCACCATTCTATACTTCCAGCTTAGTTATCTTCAGTCTAAAGTGGCTTATAATTTGTTGAATATGCCGTAAGCATTT from Theobroma cacao cultivar B97-61/B2 chromosome 5, Criollo_cocoa_genome_V2, whole genome shotgun sequence carries:
- the LOC18599796 gene encoding replication factor C subunit 3 — its product is MLWVDKYRPKTLDQVMVHQDIAQNLKKLVTEQDCPHLLFYGPSGSGKKTLIMALLRQIFGSSAEKVKVENRNWKIDIGSRTIDLELTTLSSTNHVELSPSDVGFQDRYVVQEIIKEMAKNRPIDTKGRKGYKVLVLNEVDKLSRQAQHSLRRTMEKYSASCRLILCCNSSSKVTEAIRSRCLNIRVNAPSEEQIIKVLEFVGKKEGLQLPSGFAARIAEKTNRSLRRAILSFETCRVQQYPFTSSQAIPPMDWEEYISEIATDIMKEQSPKRLFQVRGKVYELLINCIPPEIILKRLLHELLKKLDAELKHEICHWAAYYEHRMRLGQKAIFHIEAFVAKFMSIYKAFLIATFG
- the LOC18599797 gene encoding microfibrillar-associated protein 1 is translated as MSVTAGVSDTIIAIRDKLRGKIGQTKVKRYWPGKAPEWADDADEDGDIRMARAVALEKAFPSRDDSDVVRKDDPRLRRLAESRIDNRDEIRADHRRIRQAEIVSTEEEENRRNEGVEAEEEDEDALEERRRRIREKLLQREQEETALLEEEEEEEEVEEEEEEESEYETDSEEEHTGIAMVKPVFVPKSERDTIAERERLEAEERAIEEAEKRKLEHRKVETRQIVVEKIREDEEIQKNMELEANVADVDTDDEVNEAEEYEAWKAREIARIKRDREEREAMIKEKEEIEKVRNMTEEERREWERKNPKPAPPPKQKWKFMQKYYHKGAFFQAEADDPAAAVGADNIYHRDFSGPTGEDKMDKTILPKVMQVKHFGRSGRTKWTHLVNEDTTDWNNPWTYNDPLRAKYNAKMAAVNAPVAKPKGSKKLKDWESK